One segment of Procambarus clarkii isolate CNS0578487 chromosome 1, FALCON_Pclarkii_2.0, whole genome shotgun sequence DNA contains the following:
- the LOC138362700 gene encoding uncharacterized protein, protein MRATRTQPCEHLAARTQPCEHLAARTQPCEHLAARTQPCEHLAARTQPCEHLAARTQPCEHLAARTQPCEHIAARTQACEHLAARTQPCEHLAARTQPCEHIAARTQPCKHLAARTQPCEHLAARTQPCEHLAARTLPCEHLAARTQPCDHLAARTLPCEHLAARTQPCEPLAARTLPCEHLAARTQPCEQLGRSHASS, encoded by the coding sequence ATGCGAGCAACTAGGACGCAGCCATGCGAGCATCTAGCAGCTAGGACGCAGCCATGCGAGCATCTAGCAGCTAGGACGCAGCCATGCGAGCATCTAGCAGCTAGGACGCAGCCATGCGAGCATCTAGCAGCTAGGACGCAGCCATGCGAGCATCTAGCAGCTAGGACGCAGCCATGCGAGCATCTAGCAGCTAGGACGCAGCCATGCGAGCACATAGCAGCTAGGACGCAGGCATGCGAGCACCTAGCAGCTAGGACGCAGCCATGCGAGCATCTAGCAGCTAGGACGCAGCCATGCGAGCACATAGCAGCTAGGACGCAGCCATGCAAGCACCTAGCAGCTAGGACGCAGCCATGCGAGCACCTAGCAGCTAGGACGCAGCCATGCGAGCACCTAGCAGCTAGGACGCTGCCATGCGAGCACCTAGCAGCTAGGACGCAGCCATGCGACCACCTAGCAGCTAGGACGCTGCCATGCGAGCACCTAGCAGCTAGGACGCAGCCATGCGAGCCCCTAGCAGCTAGGACGCTGCCATGCGAGCACCTAGCAGCTAGGACGCAGCCATGCGAGCAGCTAGGACGCAGCCATGCGAGCAGCTAG
- the LOC138362701 gene encoding uncharacterized protein: protein MRATRTQPCEHLAARTLPCEPLAARMLPCEHLAARTLPCEHLAARMLPCEHLAARTLPCDHLAARTLPCDHLAARTQPCEQLAARTQPCEPLAARMLPCEHLAARTLPCDHLAARTLPCEQQASRTQPCEQLGRSHAST, encoded by the coding sequence ATGCGAGCAACTAGGACGCAGCCATGCGAGCATCTAGCAGCTAGGACGCTGCCATGCGAGCCCCTAGCAGCTAGGATGCTGCCATGCGAGCACTTAGCAGCTAGGACGCTGCCATGCGAGCACCTAGCAGCTAGGATGCTGCCATGCGAGCACTTAGCAGCTAGGACGCTGCCATGCGACCACCTAGCAGCTAGGACGCTGCCATGCGACCACCTAGCAGCTAGGACGCAGCCATGCGAGCAACTAGCAGCTAGGACGCAGCCATGCGAGCCCCTAGCAGCTAGGATGCTGCCATGCGAGCACTTAGCAGCTAGGACGCTGCCATGCGACCACCTAGCAGCTAGGACGCTGCCATGCGAGCAGCAAGCATCTAGGACGCAGCCATGCGAGCAGCTAGGACGCAGCCATGCGAGCACCTAG